One stretch of Pigmentiphaga aceris DNA includes these proteins:
- a CDS encoding efflux RND transporter periplasmic adaptor subunit — MSASRAPDRGFGLPFRLTLGVVALALSACDAPAPKPAFPPPEVGVSILAPQSIELKDEFNGRVEAVDAVSLRPRVSGYLQKVAVKEGDHVAAGAVLFVIDQRPYRIALTRAEAQFQQARAAANLAQVQLARVKALQAARASSQEELDNASGTQVQLDAALRGAAAAVDEARLNLSFTEVKSPIAGRVGRALLTVGNLAQADQTVLTTIVSQDPVYVYFDSDEQSYLRYTAQRSDAGTRPIQQRPVRIGLANQPDFPYAGTVDFLDNRFDPATGTIRARARIANPDYRFTPGLYARIQLSGTNAQDVLMVDDKALLTDQDQRYVYVVGADNKALRRDVKVGRVIAGQRIIQAGLQAGDQVVVDGVQKIFYPGAPVKPVPLAGSRSLTH; from the coding sequence ATGTCTGCTTCACGTGCCCCCGACCGAGGCTTCGGTCTGCCTTTTCGCCTGACGCTTGGCGTTGTGGCGCTTGCACTTTCTGCTTGCGATGCACCGGCGCCCAAGCCTGCTTTCCCGCCGCCTGAAGTGGGGGTGTCGATCTTGGCTCCGCAGTCGATCGAACTGAAGGACGAGTTCAACGGGCGTGTCGAAGCGGTTGATGCGGTATCGCTGCGACCCCGTGTCAGCGGTTATCTGCAGAAAGTGGCTGTCAAGGAAGGGGATCACGTGGCGGCGGGCGCCGTGTTGTTTGTCATCGATCAGCGTCCGTATCGCATTGCGCTGACGCGTGCCGAGGCGCAGTTTCAGCAGGCGCGGGCGGCGGCGAATCTTGCCCAGGTGCAACTGGCGCGTGTGAAGGCGCTTCAGGCGGCGCGTGCCAGTTCTCAAGAAGAACTTGATAACGCGAGTGGCACCCAAGTGCAGCTTGATGCCGCCTTGCGCGGGGCCGCCGCTGCGGTTGATGAAGCTCGGTTGAACCTGAGCTTTACCGAAGTGAAATCGCCGATTGCAGGCCGTGTCGGGCGTGCGTTGCTGACCGTCGGCAACCTGGCCCAGGCCGACCAGACTGTGCTGACGACCATCGTGTCGCAAGACCCGGTCTACGTGTACTTCGATAGCGATGAGCAAAGTTACCTGCGCTATACCGCGCAACGTAGCGACGCCGGGACGCGACCCATTCAGCAGCGACCGGTACGTATCGGCCTGGCCAATCAGCCGGACTTCCCCTACGCGGGCACCGTCGATTTTCTGGATAACCGATTCGATCCAGCCACCGGCACGATTCGCGCAAGAGCGCGGATTGCCAATCCTGACTATCGCTTCACGCCCGGCCTGTACGCGCGTATTCAGCTCAGCGGCACCAATGCGCAAGATGTGTTGATGGTGGACGACAAAGCACTGCTGACCGACCAGGACCAACGCTACGTGTATGTGGTCGGTGCCGACAACAAGGCGCTTCGCCGTGACGTGAAAGTGGGTCGCGTCATTGCCGGCCAGCGGATCATCCAGGCCGGTCTTCAGGCGGGCGACCAAGTGGTAGTCGATGGCGTGCAGAAGATTTTCTACCCTGGCGCGCCGGTGAAACCTGTGCCGCTTGCTGGCTCCAGAAGCCTGACGCACTGA
- the soxR gene encoding redox-sensitive transcriptional activator SoxR — protein sequence MKPVKNTPPSVSADMSLLSIGDIATRSGVAASALRFYESLGLITSVRSGGGRRYFPRSCLRRIAFIVFAQKIGYSLEEITSQLSKVDTNKSPSKANWTLLTQEWRARVRQRIEELQRLDTDLDQCIGCGCLSLERCKLSNPDDVAGRNGSGAWIWRGDAVSTSSK from the coding sequence ATGAAACCTGTGAAGAACACGCCACCCTCCGTTTCTGCCGATATGTCGCTGTTATCCATCGGCGACATCGCCACCCGCAGCGGTGTGGCGGCATCCGCCCTGCGCTTCTACGAATCACTGGGGTTGATCACCTCGGTGCGCAGCGGGGGCGGACGACGCTACTTCCCGCGCTCGTGCCTGCGCAGAATTGCGTTCATCGTGTTCGCGCAGAAGATCGGCTACAGCCTGGAAGAAATCACCAGTCAGCTAAGCAAGGTCGACACCAACAAATCGCCGTCCAAAGCGAACTGGACATTGCTGACGCAGGAATGGCGCGCACGCGTCAGGCAGCGCATCGAAGAATTGCAGCGCCTGGATACGGACCTCGACCAATGCATAGGCTGCGGCTGCCTGTCGCTGGAGCGTTGCAAGCTAAGCAACCCCGATGACGTGGCCGGGCGCAACGGCAGCGGTGCCTGGATCTGGCGCGGCGATGCCGTGTCGACATCGAGCAAATGA
- a CDS encoding class I SAM-dependent methyltransferase yields MSSSADAVIALYETHADAWVRVRGRHFIEAAWLDRFIAHLPAGSARVLDVGCGSGEPIARYLIDHGKSLVGIDSAPSLIARCKTLFPEHDWHLGDMRHMALEHRFDGVLAWNSFFHLTPEDQRLMFPIFREHTVSRGVLMFTSGPAAGEAIGSFEGDALYHGSLDAAEYETLLNQHDFDVLAHVVEDPTCGQQTVWLAQRRD; encoded by the coding sequence TTGTCTTCATCCGCCGATGCCGTCATTGCCTTGTACGAAACCCACGCCGATGCATGGGTGCGCGTGCGGGGCAGACACTTCATCGAAGCAGCGTGGCTTGACCGGTTCATCGCCCATCTTCCGGCCGGGTCTGCTCGGGTATTGGATGTGGGTTGCGGGTCAGGCGAACCTATCGCGCGCTACCTGATCGATCACGGCAAGTCGCTGGTTGGGATCGACTCGGCACCGTCTCTGATCGCACGCTGCAAGACCTTGTTTCCCGAGCACGACTGGCATCTGGGCGACATGCGACACATGGCCTTGGAGCACCGTTTTGACGGCGTGCTGGCGTGGAACAGCTTCTTCCATCTGACCCCTGAAGACCAGCGCCTGATGTTTCCGATTTTTCGTGAGCACACGGTATCGCGCGGCGTACTCATGTTCACCAGCGGACCCGCAGCAGGCGAGGCCATTGGTAGCTTTGAAGGGGACGCGCTGTATCACGGTAGTCTGGATGCAGCAGAGTACGAAACGCTGCTGAACCAGCACGATTTCGACGTTCTCGCCCATGTGGTGGAAGACCCCACGTGTGGACAGCAAACCGTGTGGTTGGCGCAGCGAAGGGACTGA
- a CDS encoding DUF3883 domain-containing protein translates to MHTSHKHVEAKKGPAVLACIKQCDFDRSVRLNHRNGMATGGEWSPLEVAACVADYLRMLTFELNGQRYNKKAHATALAQKLDGRSLGSIEFKRGNISAVMLSLGYPYINGYKPRSNFQAMLVTEVEAQLSADVALQESVQAAVLRPALSMTAENVQDIWVPAPRVPVPKVSRSKPSTGLREERPEYTPRFIARQRDYLAQEARNRSLGCAGELFVADLEARRLHAAGQKTLSERVEHVAATQGDGLGYDVLSFEDDGRERLIEVKTTSFGQLTPFFVSSNELARSEHDADRYQLYRIFEFRANPRVFRLLGPINTHCVLDAVSYLARLAG, encoded by the coding sequence ATGCATACGTCGCACAAGCATGTCGAGGCGAAGAAGGGGCCGGCTGTGTTGGCCTGCATCAAGCAATGCGATTTTGATCGGTCGGTGCGACTTAATCATAGGAATGGCATGGCTACAGGTGGGGAGTGGTCGCCACTGGAAGTGGCGGCATGCGTTGCCGATTACCTGCGGATGCTCACGTTCGAGCTGAATGGGCAGCGGTATAACAAGAAGGCTCACGCGACTGCGTTGGCTCAAAAGCTGGATGGCCGCAGCCTGGGTTCCATAGAGTTCAAGCGTGGCAACATCAGCGCCGTGATGCTGTCTCTCGGCTATCCGTATATCAATGGGTATAAGCCACGGAGCAATTTCCAAGCGATGTTGGTGACCGAGGTGGAAGCTCAACTCTCGGCCGATGTAGCCCTGCAGGAGTCCGTGCAAGCAGCCGTGTTGCGCCCCGCGCTGTCGATGACGGCTGAGAATGTGCAAGATATCTGGGTCCCAGCGCCGAGAGTCCCGGTGCCAAAAGTCTCAAGGTCGAAGCCTTCGACCGGCCTGCGTGAAGAGCGGCCAGAATACACGCCACGTTTTATTGCTCGCCAGCGCGATTACCTCGCGCAGGAAGCACGCAACCGTTCTCTCGGGTGTGCTGGAGAGTTGTTTGTCGCTGATTTGGAAGCTCGTCGTTTGCATGCGGCAGGGCAAAAGACGCTGAGCGAGCGAGTCGAACACGTCGCCGCAACCCAAGGCGATGGATTGGGCTATGACGTGTTGTCGTTTGAGGACGACGGGCGAGAGCGGCTGATCGAGGTCAAAACCACGTCCTTCGGCCAGCTCACTCCGTTTTTCGTCAGCAGCAACGAGCTGGCGCGGTCAGAGCACGACGCGGATCGTTATCAGCTCTATCGAATTTTTGAATTTCGCGCCAACCCGCGTGTGTTCCGTCTACTGGGACCCATCAATACGCATTGCGTTTTAGATGCGGTGTCGTACTTGGCAAGACTTGCTGGCTGA
- a CDS encoding CoA-acylating methylmalonate-semialdehyde dehydrogenase translates to MSSISNIGHFIGGKAVAGQSGQSKDVFNPATGEVTGKLALATTAEVDAAVASAHAAFPAWSALAPLKRARVLFKFKALLDQHHDELARMITVEHGKVFSDAQGEVARGIEVVEFACGIPQLLKGQFTEQIGGGIDNWSMRQPLGVVAGITPFNFPVMVPMWMFPVAIACGNTFVLKPSERDPSAAIRIAELLKEAGLPDGVFNVVQGDKVAVDALIAHPDVQALSFVGSTPIAEYIYAEGTKRGKRVQALGGAKNHLVVMPDANLDQAVDALIGAAYGSAGERCMAISVAVAVGDIADELVERLVPRVKALQIGNGLEGHIEMGPLVTGEHRAKVVGYIDQGVKEGATLVVDGRGHVVDGHEKGFYVGGTLFDNVTADMKIYKEEIFGPVLAVVRAPDFATALDLINKHEFGNGVSLFTSDGGVARAFTHGVQVGMVGVNVPIPVPMAWHSFGGWKRSLFGDHHAYGEEGVRFYTRFKSVMQRWPDSIAKGAEFTMPVQK, encoded by the coding sequence ATGTCCTCGATTTCCAATATCGGTCATTTCATCGGCGGCAAGGCCGTGGCGGGTCAGTCCGGCCAGTCCAAGGATGTCTTCAATCCCGCCACGGGTGAAGTGACCGGTAAGCTGGCGCTTGCCACCACCGCCGAAGTCGACGCTGCTGTCGCCTCTGCCCACGCCGCTTTCCCGGCCTGGTCGGCCCTGGCACCGCTGAAGCGCGCACGCGTATTGTTCAAGTTCAAGGCACTGCTGGACCAGCACCACGACGAGCTGGCCCGCATGATCACCGTCGAACACGGCAAGGTGTTTTCCGACGCGCAAGGCGAAGTGGCACGCGGCATCGAAGTGGTTGAATTCGCGTGCGGCATTCCGCAACTGTTGAAGGGTCAATTCACCGAACAAATCGGTGGCGGCATCGACAACTGGAGCATGCGCCAGCCCCTGGGCGTAGTCGCTGGCATCACGCCGTTCAACTTCCCGGTCATGGTGCCGATGTGGATGTTCCCGGTGGCCATCGCCTGCGGCAACACCTTCGTGCTGAAGCCCTCGGAACGCGACCCGTCAGCCGCCATCCGCATTGCCGAACTGCTGAAAGAAGCAGGCTTGCCCGACGGCGTGTTCAACGTCGTCCAAGGTGACAAGGTTGCCGTGGACGCACTGATCGCTCACCCCGACGTGCAGGCCCTGTCCTTCGTCGGCTCGACCCCGATCGCCGAATACATCTACGCCGAAGGCACCAAGCGCGGCAAGCGCGTGCAAGCGCTGGGCGGCGCCAAGAACCACCTGGTGGTGATGCCCGACGCCAACCTCGACCAAGCCGTCGACGCCCTGATCGGCGCCGCCTACGGTTCGGCAGGCGAGCGTTGCATGGCTATCTCGGTGGCAGTCGCCGTGGGCGACATCGCCGACGAACTGGTCGAACGCCTGGTGCCGCGCGTGAAAGCGCTGCAAATCGGCAACGGCCTGGAAGGCCATATTGAAATGGGCCCGCTGGTTACCGGCGAACACCGCGCCAAGGTGGTCGGCTACATCGACCAAGGCGTGAAAGAAGGTGCCACGCTGGTTGTGGACGGCCGCGGTCACGTGGTCGACGGCCACGAGAAGGGCTTCTATGTTGGCGGCACGCTGTTTGACAACGTCACTGCCGACATGAAGATCTACAAGGAAGAAATCTTCGGACCGGTGCTGGCCGTGGTGCGCGCCCCCGACTTCGCCACCGCGCTGGACCTGATCAACAAGCACGAGTTCGGCAACGGTGTGTCGCTGTTCACGTCTGACGGCGGTGTGGCTCGTGCGTTCACGCACGGCGTGCAGGTCGGCATGGTCGGCGTGAATGTGCCGATCCCGGTGCCGATGGCCTGGCACTCGTTCGGCGGCTGGAAGCGTTCGCTGTTCGGTGACCACCACGCGTACGGCGAAGAAGGTGTGCGTTTCTACACCCGCTTCAAGAGCGTGATGCAGCGCTGGCCGGACAGCATTGCCAAGGGTGCTGAGTTCACGATGCCGGTGCAGAAGTAA
- a CDS encoding aspartate aminotransferase family protein, which produces MSQTDLSNLWMPFTANKQFKQAPRMLKSAKGMYYTSSDDRQILDGCAGLWCVNAGHGREEIVEAIRDSVGTLDFAPTFQMGHPLAFEAASKVAAVMPEGLDRIFFTNSGSESVDTALKIALAYHRAKGEAQRTRLIGRERGYHGVGFGGISVGGISPNRKTFSANLIPGVDHLPHTYQPTKSSFVKGEPETGADLADELERICALHDPSTIAAVIVEPVAGSTGVLIPPKGYLKRLREITEKHGILLIFDEVITAFGRLGAPTAAEFFGVTPDLITLAKAINNAAIPMGGVAVSRKIHDAVVQAGPEKAIEFFHGYTYSAHPAAAAAAIATQDLYQRDGIFNRVAKLAPHFEQAVHGLRDAPYVKDIRNLGFIGGVELESRPGAPGARAYDVFVKCFEKGLLVRYTGDILAFSPPLIADEAQISEIFDTVGKVLREVA; this is translated from the coding sequence ATGAGCCAGACCGATCTGTCGAACCTGTGGATGCCCTTCACTGCCAACAAGCAGTTCAAGCAGGCACCGCGCATGTTGAAGTCCGCGAAGGGCATGTACTACACGTCCTCCGATGACCGCCAGATTCTTGATGGTTGCGCGGGCCTGTGGTGCGTGAATGCCGGCCACGGCCGTGAAGAGATCGTTGAAGCCATTCGCGATTCAGTCGGTACCCTGGACTTCGCCCCCACCTTCCAGATGGGTCACCCGCTGGCCTTCGAAGCGGCCAGCAAGGTCGCCGCTGTCATGCCGGAAGGCCTGGACCGCATCTTCTTCACCAATTCCGGTTCGGAATCGGTGGACACCGCACTGAAAATTGCACTGGCCTACCACCGCGCCAAGGGCGAAGCCCAGCGCACGCGCCTGATCGGCCGCGAGCGTGGTTATCACGGCGTGGGCTTCGGTGGCATCTCGGTTGGCGGCATTTCGCCCAACCGCAAAACCTTCTCGGCCAACCTGATTCCGGGCGTTGACCACCTGCCGCACACCTACCAACCGACGAAGTCGTCGTTTGTGAAGGGCGAGCCGGAAACCGGTGCCGATCTGGCTGACGAACTGGAACGCATCTGCGCGCTGCACGATCCGTCGACCATCGCCGCGGTCATCGTTGAACCCGTGGCTGGCTCGACCGGCGTCCTGATTCCGCCGAAGGGTTACCTGAAGCGTCTGCGTGAAATCACGGAAAAGCACGGCATTCTGCTGATCTTCGATGAAGTCATCACCGCCTTCGGCCGCCTGGGTGCCCCCACCGCTGCTGAATTCTTCGGCGTGACGCCCGACCTGATCACGCTGGCCAAGGCCATCAACAACGCGGCCATCCCCATGGGCGGCGTGGCCGTCAGCCGCAAGATTCACGACGCTGTCGTGCAAGCCGGCCCGGAAAAAGCCATTGAGTTCTTCCACGGCTACACGTACTCGGCCCACCCGGCTGCTGCGGCGGCTGCCATCGCCACGCAAGACCTGTATCAGCGCGACGGCATTTTCAACCGCGTGGCCAAGCTGGCTCCGCACTTCGAGCAAGCCGTTCACGGCCTGCGTGATGCGCCTTACGTGAAGGACATTCGCAACCTGGGCTTCATCGGCGGTGTGGAACTGGAATCGCGCCCCGGCGCACCCGGTGCCCGTGCTTACGACGTGTTTGTGAAGTGCTTCGAGAAGGGCCTGCTGGTGCGTTACACCGGCGACATTCTGGCCTTCTCGCCGCCGCTGATTGCTGACGAAGCCCAGATCAGCGAAATCTTCGACACCGTTGGCAAGGTTCTGCGCGAAGTTGCGTAA
- a CDS encoding PLP-dependent aminotransferase family protein produces the protein MFALELNRDRKTAPPLVDQVVSALSVAIGQHLLREGDRLPSVRQFATSQGLSTFTVAEAYNRLVSMGVISARRGSGFRVAEREQKDVPAAPAWSAPTLNASWLLSDVFADQSVPFKPGSGWLPTEWTNEGGLRHALRALSRAPASRMGGYGHPYGFAPLRDYIAADLRRYSLSVDASNVLLTHGATQALDLIVRTLLRPGDTVVVESPGYCNLLQILKLAGLNTVGVRRLPDGVDTAELESVITEHKPKAIFVNTVLQNPTGTTMSMAAAFRLLQVAEKHGLWVVEDDVSRDLALPGAPCLAAMEGLRRVVYVSGFSKSITPSSRVGYICAQRELLVELARAKMAVGLTSSSIGERLVHKVIIEGHHARHVEYVRDKLSGAHARVARRMRDAGLEVFHQPHAGLFLWAKLPIAAEDAAAVTTQALRSGIWLAPGSYFHPREEASNWFRFNAAASDDDALWEFIGTLGKK, from the coding sequence ATGTTTGCCCTGGAACTCAACCGCGACCGCAAGACTGCGCCCCCCCTTGTCGACCAGGTGGTCAGCGCACTGTCGGTCGCCATTGGCCAACATCTGCTGCGCGAAGGCGACCGCCTGCCCTCGGTACGGCAGTTCGCCACCAGCCAGGGCTTAAGCACCTTCACAGTAGCCGAGGCCTACAACCGGCTGGTGTCGATGGGCGTGATCAGCGCCCGTCGCGGCTCGGGTTTCCGGGTGGCCGAACGGGAACAGAAAGACGTTCCGGCAGCACCCGCCTGGTCGGCCCCCACGCTGAACGCGTCCTGGTTGCTGTCTGATGTGTTTGCCGACCAGTCAGTGCCTTTCAAACCCGGCAGCGGCTGGCTGCCCACCGAATGGACCAACGAAGGTGGCCTGCGCCATGCGCTTCGGGCATTGAGCCGCGCGCCTGCATCGCGCATGGGTGGCTACGGGCACCCATACGGATTTGCACCGCTGCGCGACTACATCGCAGCCGATCTCAGGCGTTATTCGCTGTCGGTGGATGCCAGCAACGTGCTGCTGACCCACGGCGCAACTCAGGCGCTGGACCTGATCGTGCGCACCTTGCTGCGCCCAGGCGACACCGTGGTGGTGGAAAGCCCCGGCTACTGCAACCTGCTGCAGATTCTGAAGCTGGCCGGCTTGAACACCGTAGGCGTGCGCCGCCTGCCTGACGGCGTAGACACCGCCGAGTTGGAATCCGTAATCACTGAGCACAAACCGAAAGCCATCTTCGTGAACACGGTGCTGCAAAACCCCACCGGCACCACGATGAGCATGGCAGCCGCGTTCCGGCTATTGCAAGTGGCCGAAAAACACGGGCTATGGGTAGTCGAAGACGACGTATCCCGAGACCTGGCGCTGCCTGGCGCGCCCTGCCTGGCAGCCATGGAAGGCTTGCGCCGGGTGGTGTACGTCAGCGGCTTTTCGAAGTCAATCACGCCTTCATCGCGGGTGGGCTACATCTGTGCACAACGTGAACTGCTGGTGGAACTGGCCCGCGCGAAAATGGCGGTGGGCCTGACCTCGTCTTCGATTGGCGAGCGGCTGGTGCACAAGGTGATTATTGAAGGCCACCACGCACGCCACGTGGAATACGTGCGCGACAAGTTGTCAGGTGCCCATGCACGCGTGGCGCGTCGCATGCGCGATGCCGGGCTGGAGGTATTTCATCAACCGCATGCAGGCTTGTTCCTGTGGGCGAAGCTGCCGATTGCGGCGGAAGATGCGGCGGCGGTTACGACACAGGCTTTGCGGTCGGGGATCTGGCTGGCACCTGGGTCGTA